GGACAGGGGAAGCGCCGGATTCCGGAGCGGCGATTGGATCGACAACCATTCACCAGGAGGGAGGTATTGAAATGGCAAGCGAAGAAACCACAGGGAGCGGGACCACGGGCGCTTGGTCGGAAAGCGTCGGAACGGCCGGGACGACCGTGAAAGAAGGCGTTGTCAGCAGCCTTAAGGGCATCAACGAGATCGAAGCGGAGATCGTGAGCCTCGTGCGCAACACCGTGTCGAATACGCTGCGCGCGACGGGTTCGGTGGCGGGAGAAGCGGTGACAGTGACCAGGGATGTGGTCAAGGGCGCCATCCAGGCGACTGAGGAAGTAGGCACGGGGCTGATCCTGAGCACCAAGAGCGTTGCCAAGGGGGTGATCATGGGCGTGAGCGACGTGGGCGGCGATGTTATTTCCGTCGCGGGCCAGACCGTGAAGGGAGCTGTCAAGGGAGCGGCGGATGTGGGAGCCGATGTGGCCATGGTGGCCCGCCGGGCCGTGGACGGCGTGATCGAGGCAACGAAGGAAATCGGCGGCAACGCCGAAGAAGTCGCGAAGGTCGCGGTCACCGGAGCCATTGATGCGGCTGCAACCATCGGGAACACGGCGGTCAAGGCGGTCAAGGACATGCTGGTCGGCGTGGTGGAGGGCGTCAAGGAAGTTGCGAATACAGCCCTGCCGAAGGTCAAGTCAGCCTGAGCACGGTCGTTCCTGAACAAGCATTCGCAGCCCGTATCGTAATTGACGAGGGGGATTGGATCACGTGGTCGAAGCAATTCATAACGCGGTCAAGGGGAGAATTCGTCTCAAAGTGGCGGGGCTGTACCGGTCGGAGCCGCTGAAGCAGCAGCTCGAGCAGCGTCTCGTGCAGCAGGCATGGATCCTGAGCGTTTCCGCAAGTACGCTTACCGGCAATGTCCTTGTTCTGTACGAGTCCGGGTCCGGGAATGGCTTCCACGTTCCGGAGATCGCGGCGCTGGTACAGGTGATCGTCGCTGAGACTGAATCCGTACGCAGTGGCGGTGGCCCGACGGCAGGAAGCGAACCGAGGGGCGCTGTCGGTGCTCCCCGTGTTCGTCCGCAGCGGCATACGGTTGCGAGCGGTGTTCCGGCTTCGCGTCCGGATCCCGCCCGGGAAGTGCCGAGCAGGCGAGAGGTGCGGCAGCAGGTGGTCAATGCCGAGGACCAGCCCGACGAGCCGTGGCACTGCAAACGGCGCGAGGACGTCCTGGGCTACTGGGACACGCACGCCTCCAGGGGCTTGTCCCATGAATCGGTAAAGCAGCGCTTCAGGCAGTACGGCCCCAACATACTTCCTGAAGCGGTCCCCCGCTCCGGGTGGAGCATCTTCTTCGACCAGTTCAAGTCGCTTCCCGTGGCCCTTCTCGGCGTTGCAGCCGGCATCTCGGTGGCCACCGGCGGGTTCGCTGACGCCGTCGTGATCGGCGGCGTTGTCGTCATCAACGCCTCGATCGGGTATTATACCGAGAGCCAGACCGAGAAGATCATCCACGGGCTGAAAAGCCTTGTGCAGCCGACCGCAACGGTGATCCGCGAAGGCGCCGCGGTCACGGTCGACGCGCGGGAGATCGTGCCCGGCGATCTACTCGTGCTGAGGCCGGGAAGCTACATCTCCGCCGACGCGCGGCTCATCGAGGCGAAGCACCTCAGCATCGACGAGTCGGTCCTGACGGGAGAGAGCATGCCGGTTATCAAGAAAACGGACGTGCTCCAGGAGCTTGATCTCCCCCTCGGAGACCGCGTCAACATGGTCTACATGGGGACGCTCGTCACGGGAGGGCAGGGGCTGGCAGTCGCGGTCGCGACCGGAGGGTTCACCGAGGTCGGAAGGATCCAAACCATGGTCGGAGACGCGCGGCCGCCCGACACGCCTTTGGAACGGCAGATGGACCACCTGGGGGTCCAGCTCGTGTACATCACCTGCATCGTCTGCGGCATCGTGTTCATCGTTGGAATCCTGCGAGGCTACGGTTTTCTCCAGATGCTCAAGACCTCCATCGCCCTTGCCGTGGCCGCCGTGCCCGAGGGGCTTCCGACCGTTACGACGACGACCCTCGCGCTGGGCATCAAGCGTATGAGAGGCATGAACGTGCTCATCCGTCACCTTGACGCCGTCGAGACGCTCGGTTCGGTCGAGACCATCTGTCTTGACAAGACCGGCACCATCACCATGAACAGGATGTCGGTGGTCCGGATCCATACCGGCATGCGCCGGCTCGATGTTGTTGAGGGCAGGATCAGTTTGGACGGGAAAAGCATCAATCCCTATACGAACGAGGATCTCCTCCGTCTGCTCCATCTGTCGGTGCTCTGTAATGAGTCGATGGTGTCGGGACAGGAAGGGGATTACATCGTCGACGGGTCTTCGACGGAGAACGCACTGGTGAACATTGCGCTCAGCTCCGGCGTCGATGTCAACTCGCTTCGGGCCCAGCACCCCATCGCGAAGCTGAACCACCGTTCGGAAGACCGGCACTACATGAGCACCGTACACCGTTCGAATGAACAACAGCGGCTTATGGCTCTCAAGGGCAGTCCCACCGACGTGCTGTCACTCTGCAAATGGTACATCAAGGACGGCCGCCAGCTGGAACTGGACGACAACGCCCGTACGGTCTTCGAAGCGGATAATGAACGGATGGCCGGCGAAGCGCTCCGCGTGCTCGCTGTTGCGTACGCCGTCACCAATGGAGACACCCTTCGCAGCGATGAGATCATCCAACAGGGGCTTATCTGGGTCGGCCTCGTCGGCATGGCGGATGTGGTCAGGAGCGGCGTCAAGAATCTCATCGGCGAGTTCCACCGTGCCGGGATCGATACGGTCATGATCACCGGGGACCAGAGCCCCACGGCCTATGCGATCGGCAAGGAGCTCAATCTGAGCAAGGACGAGGAACTCGAGATCCTGGACTCGACCAACCTTAACCAGCTTGAGCCCGAGGTCATGAAGGCACTTGCCGGGCGCGTCCATGTCTTCGCCCGTGTGAGCCCGGCCAACAAGCTCCAGATCGTCCAGGCGCTCCAGTCGGCAGGAAAGGTCATTGGCATGACCGGCGACGGCATCAACGACGGACCGGCGCTCAAGGCTGCCGATATCGGGATTGCCATGGGACACACGGGGACCGACGTGGCGCGGGAGGTGGCCGACGTCGTGCTGGAGGACGACAACCTGGAGACCATGGTCGTGGCCATAAGCCAGGGTCGGACGATCTACAACAATCTGCGAAAATCGGTCCGGTACATGCTCTCGAAGAACACGAGCGAGATCATGATCATGTTCACCTCGCTTGCTGCCGGCATGGGACAGCCTTTCAACGTCATGCAGCTTCTCTGGATCAACATGATCTCGGACATCTTCCCCGGCATTGCCCTTGCCCAGGAACCGCCGGAGCCGGATGTGCTCCTGCGGCCTCCGCGGAGTCCCGAAGAACAGCTCATCAATCCGTCGGACTATAAGAGGCTCCTCTTCGAGGCCTCCACCATCTCAGCAGGGACGCTGGCTGCGTACGGCTACGGTGTCCTGCGCTACGGGCAGGGGCCCCAGGCCAGCTCGATGGCCTTCACGAACTTTGTCACAGCAGGGCTCCTGCACGCCATCAGCCACCGTTCCGAGACCCACAGCATCTTTGACGCCAACCGGCTCGAACCGAACAACTATCTTACCGTCGCCCTGGTCGGCTCGCTCGGGGTGCAATCGCTCACCCTGTTCGTCCCGGGCCTCCGGAGCTTCCTGGGTATGGGCCCGCTGAATCCCTTTGACCTGGCAATTTCGATCGGGACCGCTGTCGCGCCTCTGCTCATCAACGAAGCGACAAAAAAGATAGCTGCTCCGCCTTTGGTGCTGAACGGCAGTACAACGGTCCCGGTTCCGGTATTGAACGGGAATCAAATTGTCGCGGCTACCTGAGCTGGCATCGTGCGGAGAGGGTCAAATGAAAAAAGACTTCATGTTCACCTCGGAATCGGTGACCGAAGGCCATCCTGACAAGCTGTGCGACCTCATCAGTGATGCCATCGTTGACCACGTGCTTCAGCAGGACCCTTACGCCCAGATCATCTCTGAATGCGCCGTTGCAACAGCCATCATATTCATTGCAGCCCGGTTTGCTACGCCGGTCCGTGTCGATTTCGGACAAGTCGCCCGCCAGATGATCGGCCAGATCGGCTACGACCAGAAGGCGTTCAACGCAAAGACCTGCAGCATCATCACGAGCCTGCGGGAGATTTCCAGCGCCGACCGGCGAAACATCGATGAGCAGTCGCTCTCCGAGGATGAGATCGATCTCATCACCGCGAGGAACCAGGTGACGGTGTTCGGGTTCGCCTGCAACCAGACATCGGCGTTCATGCCGCTTCCGATCTGGCTCGCGCACAAGCTCGCCCGGAAACTGACGTCCGTAAGGCTCCAGAAAACCCTGAGCGACCTGGCGCCTGACGGCAAGACCCAGGTCGGCGTGGAATATTGCGGCGGCAAACCGTGCCGTATCCACAGCATCACGGTCATCGCAAGCCAGAACAAGCCGCCTGAAAAAGGCGGGCCGGACGCCAGGCAATTGTACGACGACGTCATGGAGTCGATCATTCGGCCGGTGTTCCAGGACGAGGAGATCAGGCCCGATGACCGCACCAGGATCTTCGTCAACCCCGATGGTCCCTTCATCCATGGGGGCCCCTCGATCCACTCGGGGCTCACGGGCAGGAAGAATGCCATCGATACCTACGGGGAGTATTCCCGCCACAGCGGCGCCGCGCTCTGCGGCAAGGACCCCTCGAGGATCGACCGCGTCGGCGCCTATGTTGCCCGCTACGCCGCGAAGAACGTCGTTGCGGCCGGACTCGCCGCCTCCTGCGAGGTGCAGCTCAGCTATACCATCGGCATCGCGCGGCCCGTGAGCGTCCAGGTGGAGACCTTCGGAACGGGGACCATCCCCGACCTCAAGATATCGGAGCTGCTGGAGCGGCATTTTGATTTCCGGCCGGCCGGCATCATCCGCCAGTTCAATCTGCGGCGGCTGCCCTCGCAGATCAAGGGAGGGTTTTACCGCAGGCTCGCCGCCTATGGTCATGTGGGGCGCATGGACATCGGTCTGCCGTGGGAGATGACGGACAAGGCGGCACTTCTTAAAGGCTGATGGCAGAACGCGGTGTGAAATTGCCGGTGAGCGGGGGTATCTGAACAATGGCTGAAGTCAGGACATCAGATCAAGGACAGACGCTCGTACTGGCAGTGACGGTTGCCTACTTCTTCGTGGAGTTGATCGGCGGGCTCTATTATCACAGCATCGCCCTGGTCACTGACGCGTCGTTCATGGCGGTCAATATATCGGGCCAGATCATCGCGCTCTGGGTCACGAGGCTGAGCCGCAGGATGCCTGACAAGCACAACACCTTCGGGTATGAACGCGCCAAGGTGGTTTCCGGGCTGTTCAACGGCATGCTCGTCGGATTCATCCTGTTCTACGTGTTCGTAGAGGCCTTCCAGAAGATACTGCACCCCCAGCCGATCGAGGCCGATAAGGTCCTGATCATCGCCGTCCTGGGCCTCGTTGCGAACGCCTTCGGCCTGGTGCGGCTCTGGAAATATTCGAAGGACGTGAACATCAAGGGGGCGCTCCTCCTCATCCTGAACGACACGCTCGGCTCGGTCGGCGTCATCGGCTCCGCCCTTATCATCCGTGCAACGAGCCTGTGGATCGTCGATCCCCTTGCGGGCGTTCTGATCGGCTGCCTCGCCGCGTATCCGACCTATTTCCTGATCAAGGACAGCATACACATCCTCATGGAAGGGAGCCCGGCCGGCATTGACATCGATGACGTGGAGGCCTTCCTGCGCCTGCGGTTTCCCGGGATTCGGATAGTGAAGGAGATGCATGTCTGGGGGCTCACACCGGAGAGAATCATCCTGGTGGCGCGGATCAGGATGGACGGGACGCTCAACCATTACCGCGAGACGATGAAGGCCATGAAGCGTGAATTAAAGTCCAGATTCGGATTTGCAGACGTGTACCTGGAGGGGTATGAAGAGAAGCAGTCTGACGGAGCAGAGGCGTCGTCTGCGACACATGCAGCGCTTTTTAACGGGTGACAGCAAAACCCGGGATGATGGCGGGTCGGCGTAAAACGCGAAACATCGGGAAGGGAGACAGGCGATGAACGAAAAAGTATTTTTTGAACGGGTGTCTGAACGCCATCATGAGGTCGCTGTCGATAACATTGCAAAGAACCTCCGTGTTTCCCGGGAAGGCGTCAGCACGCTGTACACCATGGTCCTGCGGCACTATAGCAAAACCGCCAGGATCAAGTATTTTCTCTCGGCGCTGGTCACGAAACGGGTGAAAGAAGTGCTGCGGGATGAAAGACTGCCATCGGACATTGATGGTAGAAGGGGCCATAGCAGGGATCTCTGATCGTTCAGGAGAATAAAATCACGGCATTCTTTTTTGGAAAAAAGAAGGGATGGTGTGAAATCGGCGTTGCGCCGGGAGAGTGATTGCCGCGAACCCGGTGTTAGAGCAGAATCGCCAGGAACGAAAGGCCCGTGCCCTGAAGCGCCGTGTCGATGAATGCGCCTGACACCGCCTTGGTGACGAGGCTGAAGGCCGTCGCGGTGGCCCGGTGGATCACCTGATCGTTGGTGACCGCTTTTTCGGGATGATAGAATCCCGCACGCTCCAGACTGCGCAGGATGTCCTGGTGGTCGATCTCCCGAGGATCGTAGTGGATCAGAAGGCTGCCGGTCGTGGCGTTGAAATCCGCCGTACCGATCCCGTGCCCCATGTCCACCAGCGACCTCTGCACCTCATAATGCACCGCCTTGTTCTTGAACGAGGGATGCTTTACCCTCAACCTGCCCGGAACATTGTGGACATAACAACTCATAGACTGGCCTCCTTATACGGGAACTGAGGTATAGGTCCTGCACTCGGGATACCCGGAACACCGGAATCGGAGCACTTTTTTATCGTGCCGGTACAGGTGCATGATCTCACCGCAAGAGGGGCAGATCGGACGGCTCGCAGGCGGCGATGCCTTCTCGCTGAGTACGAACTGCCTGCCACAGATCACGCATCTGAGGCGCTGTTTTCCCGTGTGGATGTGCCCGTAGCGGTATACTGCTTCAGAACTGCATGCCGGACACTTGAGCTTGACGGAAGTCCCCATTCGAGAATCGCCCCTCCCCGTACGATCATAGTTTACAAAAACCGTGTTACGGGAATGTGACGGTAATGTTACAATTGCGTTACAGGAGAGGGTGTCTTTTGATGACGCTAACGGAGCCTGCTATCTTCTGTATCATCCCCGCAATATCTTGGCGAGAAAGAGCGGACAGCGGTCGAAATCTTCCGTGTCGCAATGGATCGACTTTTTCCGGTTATCGACGACCACCGCCATCACCGAAGCGGAGCACAGTAAATTATGCGCCGGCCGGTACGGGCAGGCCAGATTGCGATTGTCGGGGAGAATTCTTGATCCCTGCACAGAAACGAGAACGCTTGTCATGAGCACCTCCTTGGCAAACACTCTAGCACACGAATATTACAGGAGCGTTACGACGGCACCGTTCCCCACGGTCTGGTGTTCTTCACCGGCTCGGGGATGTCCCTGTGCTACGTATCATATTCCGTAATGTCTCTGCCTTAGCGAACTTCCTTCAAGCCATACTGAGTGAAACCGAAAAGGCAGGAAGAGTGAAAAGGATACGATGGGGAAAGAGCAGACTCGGTCCTCGGCGATGCGGTTGCCAAGGACTCGAGTCAGAGGTGAATTCCAGTGTCAAAGAGACCGGTTGTAGATGAAGACCTGTGCATCGGCTGCGGCCACTGCGCCGAGGTCTGTCCCAAGGTTTTCGAGCTGATCGATGACAAGTCGAACGTGATTGGCCCGGAGCAGTGCTGGGCGTGCAACTGCCAGGAAGCGATCGACGCCTGCCCGGTTCAGGCGATAAGCTGGGAGGAGTAGGATCCAAGCGGCCAGTCACGAGAGGATTTGACCCGGGATGGGACTCGCAGCTATTTGTGGGCATCATCTAGGAGTGATGGTTTCGCAAAAGTCCCCATTGCTGTCATTGCGAGGAGCGGAGCGACGCGGCAATCTCGAATTATCAGGCAGATACGCATTGGGGGATTGCTTCGCTGCGCTCGCTATCATGAGTTATTATCGGGAAAGAAAAAACCTGCGTGGTTCGTTCAACGGGGAACTGACAGGCGCACACTTCAGATAGAGCGAAATGAAAAGGGAATGACCGATAGTAGCACTTGTTGCCTTCATCCCGCAGAGATGGGCTTTTTACACCATAATCAGGTCAAGACGCATTGAGTTGCATCGGAAGAAATTGAATCCCGGCATGGCAGGTCGTATCATCCAGTTCTTTGCTCCACACGAGCACTCCGTTTGTGTACCCGCCTTTCCCGTCCTTGATGATGACATAACCCGGCTCAAGGGTGCCATGCGCAATGATTCCCAATCCTCTTTCGCCGATATTGGTTACATCGGCTACGATGTCAATGTTCTCCTCTTTTTCAAAGGGGATGATGGTCAAAGTAAGCTTGCCTTGCTGTTTCACCGGATGGCGTAAATTTTGTCTCTGATCCGTCATAGATTTATCCTTCCTCTGCGGGCATTAAAAAAACAATCTGTAAAAAAACCGCTCTATTATACTATACGAAAATCTGCAACTTCATTTATTACAATTATATCACTTAACCGTATCGGGTGCTCAACAGAGTGGCCGGATTCGGCCGGGCAGTTACAAACAGAGGTCAGCTGTCAGAAGTAGTACGTGTATCCGATGTTCACGGAAAAATTCGACACCTTGATATCATACGTATCCCCGTAGATGCGGGGAGCGGCGTACGTCACGACGATCCCGAAGTGATGCCACCGGGCCTCGAGAAAATCGCTCAGCGCAAGCCTTGGCGCATAGGATTTGTTTGCGGTGTAAACTATCTCGCCGGGTATCTGTGAGCCGGACAACTGTACGGTGCCCGAATAGGTGGCAGCGCCGAGACCGGCCCCGACCCCCAGCCTCACGAATTTTCCCTTGTACCGGTGCTCTCCCCACTGATAGAACAGCGTCGGCACGGCATAGATCATCTGCCCGGATATGTGCGTGCCGAGGTTGACGAACTCATTCCGGCTGATCTCCTGTTCTCCCATGTCGAAATTAACGTAGTTGACCATGAACGAATATCCGAAGTTCGAATCCTTGAAAAAGGACGACGCGGTGCTGTAGCTCAGGAAGATCGCCGACGTATCCCGCTGTGCCATGGTGGCAGAAGCTCCGTCGCTTTTTCGGTTGATCTTAAGGTCCGTTTCGAGGATGCCATATCCCACGGTTATATGGGCTTCGTCGGTCACGCTGTTCCACAGCCAGGCCCAGAACCCGTTTTCCTGCTTACCCGTTTCGGCATCATTGCCGGCAGCATGCGGTGTTGGGTTGTCGTTCGCGTTCAGGGAGACGGTGACTGCGCTCTCCTCGAGGAGGTCGGATTGCGCCCGGGAAAGGCCCGGGGCGAGAAAAAGGACAGGCAGGACCGTGACAATAAGGGCGATGCAACATCGGACAGGCATAGAATGAACTCCCCCGGGAGGGAAAGGATCCACCGCGCACGGTCGTGACAAGCATATCATCGCCTTCCGGATTTGTAAAGCGAAGAGACAGTGCGCCATTTCCCGTTTGTCAAAGAGGCGGGGCTCTGCTATCATTGCGGTAATGAACGCTTGGTTTGCGAGAGACCGGCACGTGAAGCAGTACCCGTTCAATTGCGGCTATCCGGTGCGGAAGGATCAACAAGTGAAAACGACGCTGCACAACGCCGCGCCAGCCACTCTGGTCGGTGCAGTCCCAAAAGACGCAATCAGAATAGCGCGGTTAAGCAGATCAAGCTATTTACTGCCGCCATGCCATCGTAACCATCAAGGAGGAACGCGCACATGAAAGCGAAGACACCCTTTTCCCTCGATGTCACCCATACGACCCTGGCGGTGCTTTTCATCGGGATGCTAATTGTATCAAGCTTCTGGATCTTGCAGCCCTTCCTCGTAGCCCTTACCTGGGCTTCCATTATCGCTGTAGCCACATGGCCGGTCCTGCTAAAGCTCCAGGCGATGCTTGGCGGCCGGCGGGGACTCGCCGTGACTGTGATGACGCTGATGATCCTGCTCGTTGTCCTCGTCCCGGTAACATTCGCCATATTTACGATCGTCAGGAATTCTGAAAACATATCGGCACAGGTCAGATCGTTTGATTCGATGCCCCTGCCGATGCCGCCGGAGTGGGTCAAACACATTCCGCTTAAAGGTGAGAAGATCGCCGATCGATGGAAGGAGGTGGCAGCGCTCACCCCCGAGGAGCGGTCGGCCATGCTGACGCCGTACGCGCAAAAGTCGCTGCAGTGGTTCGCGGAAAAGGCAGGTAGCTTCGGAATAACGATGCTTCATTTTCTTCTGACCGCGATCATCGCGGCGATCCTGTTTGCGAATGGAGAGGTCGTCCGGGAAGGGATCCTGCGTTTTGCCCGGCGCTTGGCCGGAAAGCAAGGTGAGGAGGTCGCCATTCTCGCCGCAAAGGCCGTGCGGGGCGTCGTGTTGGGCGTCGTCGTCACCGCGCTCATCCAGGCGGCCATAGGGGCCATCGGACTGTTCATCACCGGCGTGCCCGCTGCGGCCCTGCTGACTGCGGTGATGTTGATCCTCTGCATCGCACAGATCGGACCACTCTTGGTGCTGATCCCGTCGATCATCTGGCTCTACTCAACCGGACAGCCGGTATGGGGGACGATCCTTCTCGTTATTTCGCTTATCGCCGGCACCATTGACAATGTCATACGGCCCTTCCTTATCAGGAAGGGGGCTGATCTTCCGCTCTTGGTAATCTTTACCGGGGTCATCGGCGGTCTCACCGCTTTCGGCATAATCGGCCTCTTCATCGGCCCGGTCATTCTTGCGGTCACCTACACGCTGCTCAAGGCATGGGTTACCGGCAGTGTGCAGGAGGACGAGGCAGGTTCAAGTACTGAGTGAAAGGTCCTTCGCAAGAGGGAACATGAGCGCGGAACCGGAGAACAAACCTCAGATGAAAATTAGTGACATTGAAGCTTTCTGCGGCGAGTTGCCGGGTCAGCGTCCGTTCCGGAATTCATCGTATCCGTATCATTCATGTTCATGTTTCAGTCTTTCATCCCGCTTTAAGAAAATTTTCTTACTTTCCAGCACGCCGCGTTTCGATCTCCAGGGTGACCAGCCGCGCGAGCAAAATCGCGGGATAGAGCTGTCCGATCAGCGCCTCGAGCATTACGAGGGAGCGGACCAGCGGGTGGACAGCCGTGATGTCACCGAACCCGACTGTCGTCATCGTTACGATACTGAAATAATAGAACGCTTCACCGCTTGAGGCCGCGGCTCGCGACCAGCCCCCGGGCATGCTGAACGCTCCCGGCGCAAGCTCCTCGGCGAGGCTGTAGAGGAAGGCGAAGAGCATCGCGATCAAGAGATATAAGGCGATCGCTCCCCGGATCCTGTGAGCGGTCACCGGCCCATCGCGTGACACCTGAAGAAAGACAACATACACCAGCGCTGATAGGGAGAAAAAGGTAAATATCGTATCGCCCGTGATCAGCCAGGGGGCCTCCACAACAAACGCAGCAGACTTGAACAGGATGGTCCCGGCGACGAAGGCAATCCATATCCAGCGAAGCGCCCTCTGCCTCACCATCGTAAGGAATCCGGCAAGCAACGCAAGGGATAGAAAAAGGACTGAGAAGACGGAGAAGACGTGACTGAGAAATCTCACCGGGGTAAGGATAAAGAGATGGAGCACCAGGAGCAGAAGCATCACCGTGAGACTCCGCTCCTCGGTCCAGAAGCCTATGACGCGGGAAAGCATGCTTCCTGGCATCGGTCCACCTTTCTGCAGGGTAACTATCCGCTGCCTCCAAGGCATTCTATTGCTTTATACCCTCGGCGCCACGCGCCTCCTGCTTCAGCTCCGTCCG
This genomic interval from Nitrospirota bacterium contains the following:
- a CDS encoding DUF3562 domain-containing protein, which codes for MNEKVFFERVSERHHEVAVDNIAKNLRVSREGVSTLYTMVLRHYSKTARIKYFLSALVTKRVKEVLRDERLPSDIDGRRGHSRDL
- the ydiK gene encoding AI-2E family transporter YdiK translates to MKAKTPFSLDVTHTTLAVLFIGMLIVSSFWILQPFLVALTWASIIAVATWPVLLKLQAMLGGRRGLAVTVMTLMILLVVLVPVTFAIFTIVRNSENISAQVRSFDSMPLPMPPEWVKHIPLKGEKIADRWKEVAALTPEERSAMLTPYAQKSLQWFAEKAGSFGITMLHFLLTAIIAAILFANGEVVREGILRFARRLAGKQGEEVAILAAKAVRGVVLGVVVTALIQAAIGAIGLFITGVPAAALLTAVMLILCIAQIGPLLVLIPSIIWLYSTGQPVWGTILLVISLIAGTIDNVIRPFLIRKGADLPLLVIFTGVIGGLTAFGIIGLFIGPVILAVTYTLLKAWVTGSVQEDEAGSSTE
- a CDS encoding ion channel — its product is MPGSMLSRVIGFWTEERSLTVMLLLLVLHLFILTPVRFLSHVFSVFSVLFLSLALLAGFLTMVRQRALRWIWIAFVAGTILFKSAAFVVEAPWLITGDTIFTFFSLSALVYVVFLQVSRDGPVTAHRIRGAIALYLLIAMLFAFLYSLAEELAPGAFSMPGGWSRAAASSGEAFYYFSIVTMTTVGFGDITAVHPLVRSLVMLEALIGQLYPAILLARLVTLEIETRRAGK
- a CDS encoding cation diffusion facilitator family transporter, which gives rise to MAEVRTSDQGQTLVLAVTVAYFFVELIGGLYYHSIALVTDASFMAVNISGQIIALWVTRLSRRMPDKHNTFGYERAKVVSGLFNGMLVGFILFYVFVEAFQKILHPQPIEADKVLIIAVLGLVANAFGLVRLWKYSKDVNIKGALLLILNDTLGSVGVIGSALIIRATSLWIVDPLAGVLIGCLAAYPTYFLIKDSIHILMEGSPAGIDIDDVEAFLRLRFPGIRIVKEMHVWGLTPERIILVARIRMDGTLNHYRETMKAMKRELKSRFGFADVYLEGYEEKQSDGAEASSATHAALFNG
- a CDS encoding ferredoxin, which encodes MSKRPVVDEDLCIGCGHCAEVCPKVFELIDDKSNVIGPEQCWACNCQEAIDACPVQAISWEE
- a CDS encoding HAD-IC family P-type ATPase, coding for MVEAIHNAVKGRIRLKVAGLYRSEPLKQQLEQRLVQQAWILSVSASTLTGNVLVLYESGSGNGFHVPEIAALVQVIVAETESVRSGGGPTAGSEPRGAVGAPRVRPQRHTVASGVPASRPDPAREVPSRREVRQQVVNAEDQPDEPWHCKRREDVLGYWDTHASRGLSHESVKQRFRQYGPNILPEAVPRSGWSIFFDQFKSLPVALLGVAAGISVATGGFADAVVIGGVVVINASIGYYTESQTEKIIHGLKSLVQPTATVIREGAAVTVDAREIVPGDLLVLRPGSYISADARLIEAKHLSIDESVLTGESMPVIKKTDVLQELDLPLGDRVNMVYMGTLVTGGQGLAVAVATGGFTEVGRIQTMVGDARPPDTPLERQMDHLGVQLVYITCIVCGIVFIVGILRGYGFLQMLKTSIALAVAAVPEGLPTVTTTTLALGIKRMRGMNVLIRHLDAVETLGSVETICLDKTGTITMNRMSVVRIHTGMRRLDVVEGRISLDGKSINPYTNEDLLRLLHLSVLCNESMVSGQEGDYIVDGSSTENALVNIALSSGVDVNSLRAQHPIAKLNHRSEDRHYMSTVHRSNEQQRLMALKGSPTDVLSLCKWYIKDGRQLELDDNARTVFEADNERMAGEALRVLAVAYAVTNGDTLRSDEIIQQGLIWVGLVGMADVVRSGVKNLIGEFHRAGIDTVMITGDQSPTAYAIGKELNLSKDEELEILDSTNLNQLEPEVMKALAGRVHVFARVSPANKLQIVQALQSAGKVIGMTGDGINDGPALKAADIGIAMGHTGTDVAREVADVVLEDDNLETMVVAISQGRTIYNNLRKSVRYMLSKNTSEIMIMFTSLAAGMGQPFNVMQLLWINMISDIFPGIALAQEPPEPDVLLRPPRSPEEQLINPSDYKRLLFEASTISAGTLAAYGYGVLRYGQGPQASSMAFTNFVTAGLLHAISHRSETHSIFDANRLEPNNYLTVALVGSLGVQSLTLFVPGLRSFLGMGPLNPFDLAISIGTAVAPLLINEATKKIAAPPLVLNGSTTVPVPVLNGNQIVAAT
- the metK gene encoding methionine adenosyltransferase, which produces MKKDFMFTSESVTEGHPDKLCDLISDAIVDHVLQQDPYAQIISECAVATAIIFIAARFATPVRVDFGQVARQMIGQIGYDQKAFNAKTCSIITSLREISSADRRNIDEQSLSEDEIDLITARNQVTVFGFACNQTSAFMPLPIWLAHKLARKLTSVRLQKTLSDLAPDGKTQVGVEYCGGKPCRIHSITVIASQNKPPEKGGPDARQLYDDVMESIIRPVFQDEEIRPDDRTRIFVNPDGPFIHGGPSIHSGLTGRKNAIDTYGEYSRHSGAALCGKDPSRIDRVGAYVARYAAKNVVAAGLAASCEVQLSYTIGIARPVSVQVETFGTGTIPDLKISELLERHFDFRPAGIIRQFNLRRLPSQIKGGFYRRLAAYGHVGRMDIGLPWEMTDKAALLKG